One segment of Arvicanthis niloticus isolate mArvNil1 chromosome 5, mArvNil1.pat.X, whole genome shotgun sequence DNA contains the following:
- the Slc2a5 gene encoding solute carrier family 2, facilitated glucose transporter member 5 has protein sequence MEKEDQERTGKLTLVLSLATLIAAFGSSFQYGYNVAAVNSPSEFMQQFYNDTYYVRNEEKIESFTLTLLWSLTVSMFPFGGFIGSLMVGALVNKLGRKGALLFNNIFSILPAILMGCSQLAQSFELIIVSRLLVGICAGISSNVVPMYLGELAPKNLRGALGVVPQLFITVGILVAQLFGLRSLLANEDGWPILLGLTGVPAGLQLLLLPFFPESPRYLLIQKKNELAAKKALQTLRGWKDVSLEMEEIRKEDEAEKAEGFVSVWKLFTMQSLRWQLISTIVLMAGQQLSGVNAIYYYADQIYLSAGVKSNDVQYVTVGTGAVNVFMTILTIFVVELWGRRFLLLIGFSTCLTACVVLTVALALQNTITWMPYISIVCVIVYVIGHALGPSPIPALFITEIFLQSSRPAAYMIGGSVHWLSNFTVGLIFPFIQVGLGPYSFIIFATICLLTTIYIFMIVPETKGRTFVEINQIFAKKNKVSDIHLGKEAELNNLPPATSEP, from the exons ATGGAGAAAGAGGATCAAGAGAGGACAGGG AAGCTGACATTGGTCCTTTCCCTGGCAACGCTGATTGCCGCCTTTGGCTCATCCTTCCAATATGGTTACAACGTGGCTGCCGTCAACTCACCCTCAGAG TTTATGCAGCAGTTTTACAACGACACCTACTATGTCAGAAACGAGGAAAAGATTGAGTCCTTCACCTTGACGCTGCTGTGGTCCCTCACGGTGTCCATGTTCCCCTTCGGAGGCTTTATAGGGTCTCTCATGGTTGGAGCCTTGGTGAATAAATTGGGCAG AAAGGGGGCCTTACTGTTCAACAACATATTCTCCATCCTGCCGGCCATCTTAATGGGGTGCAGCCAACTTGCCCAATCATTTGAGCTAATCATTGTGTCCAGACTTCTGGTTGGAATATGTGCAG GTATATCTTCCAACGTGGTCCCTATGTACTTAGGGGAGCTGGCCCCTAAAAACCTGCGAGGGGCTCTTGGAGTGGTTCCCCAGCTCTTCATCACTGTGGGCATCCTTGTGGCCCAGCTGTTCGGCCTTCGGAGTCTCTTGGCAAATGAGGATG GCTGGCCAATTCTCCTGGGCCTAACTGGAGTCCCTGCGGgccttcagctcctcctcctccccttctttcccgaGAGCCCCCGCTACCTGCTGattcagaagaaaaatgaattagCTGCTAAGAAAG CCCTGCAGACCCTCCGAGGCTGGAAAGACGTGAGCCTAGAGATGGAGGAGATCCGGAAGGAGGATGAGGCCGAGAAAGCGGAGGGCTTCGTCTCTGTGTGGAAGCTGTTCACTATGCAGTCCCTCAGATGGCAACTCATCTCCACGATTGTCCTCATGGCTGGCCAGCAGCTGTCAGGCGTGAACGCG ATCTACTACTATGCTGACCAGATCTACCTCAGCGCAGGTGTGAAAAGCAATGACGTCCAGTACGTGACGGTTGGAACAGGGGCCGTCAATGTGTTCATGACCATCCTCACG ATCTTTGTGGTAGAGCTTTGGGGACGGCGGTTCCTACTCCTCATCGGATTCTCCACCTGCCTCACGGCCTGCGTGGTGCTGACGGTCGCGCTGGCACTGCAG AACACCATCACCTGGATGCCCTATATCAGCATTGTCTGTGTCATTGTCTACGTCATAGGACATGCCCTGGGGCCCA GTCCCATTCCTGCCCTGTTCATCACTGAGATCTTCCTGCAGTCCTCCCGGCCAGCCGCCTACATGATCGGAGGCAGTGTCCACTGGCTCTCTAATTTCACGGTCGGGCTCATCTTCCCATTCATTCAA GTGGGCCTTGGTCCCTACAGCTTCATCATCTTTGCAACCATATGTCTCCTCACCACCATCTACATCTTCATGATCGTCCCAGAGACCAAGGGCAGGACATTCGTTGAGATCAACCAGATTTTTGCCAAGAAGAACAAGGTGTCGGACATACATCTGGGGAAGGAGGCAGAGCTTAACAACCTCCCACCTGCTACCTCGGAACCTTAG